GCGTGTAGGACAGGTGCGCATCGGCAATAGCGACTGCCAGCGCGTCGGCAGCATCGGCGCCGGCCAGTTTTGCGCCTGGGAGGAGCACTTTCAGCATGGCCTGAACCTGCGTCTTGTCGGCCCCGCCGGTCCCGACGACCGCCTTCTTGACCAGCCGCGCAGCGTGTTCGTTCACATCCAGCCCTGCGCCGCCGCAAGCCGCCAGCACAGCGCCGCGCGCTTGCGCGAGCTTGAGGGTCGACTGCGCGTTCTTGTTCGCGAAAACCTCTTCCGCCGCCGCCCGATCTGGGTCGTATTCGGCAATGACGGCTTGGATCGAGGTGTGCAGCAGCGACAGCCGCCGTACCATCGGCGCCTTGGCATCGGTCGGAATCTGGCCGTTCGCGATATGCATGATCCGGCTGCCTTCGACGCGGATCACGCCCCATCCCGTGCAGGACAGCGAGGGGTCGAGACCGAGAATCAGCACGGCGTCACAACCCGATCATCCAGCCGAGCCGCCAGGCAATCGCCAGCAGGAATGCGCCGCCCAATACGATCCCGAGGATCCATTCGCGCAGCTTCACCGGATAACCGATCAGGCGTCCAGCTTGGCCATGACCTCGTCGGAGATTTCGTAATTGCCCCAGACGGTCTGGACATCGTCGTCATCGTCGAGCGTGTCGATCAGCTTGAGCAGGGTCGATGCACCCTTCTCGTCCATTTCGACCGTGATATTGGGCTTCCACGCCAGCTTGACGTTTTCCGCCTCGCCCAGCGACTTTTCGAGGTCGCCTGCAACCTGATGGAGATCGTCGGCTGCAGTCCAGATTGTGTGACCTTCGGCAGTGCTTTCGATATCTTCCGCACCCGCTTCCATCGCGGCTTCGAGGACCTTGTCCTCGTCACCGACGCTGGCGGGATATTCGATCAGGCCAAGCCGTTCGAAGCCGTGCTGGACGCTGCCTTCGGTGCCGAGGTTGCCGCCGTTCTTGCTGAAAGCGGTGCGCACGGCGGTGGCGGTGCGGTTGCGGTTGTCGGTCAGCGCTTCGACGATGATCGCGCTGCCGCCTGGGCCATAGCCTTCGTAGCGCACTTCTTCGTAATTCTCGCCGTCGGTGGCCGATGCCTTGTCGATCGCGCGCTGGATATTGTCCTTCGGCATCGACTGGCTCTTGGCGGCGTTCACCGCCAGGCGCAGGCGCGGGTTCATGTCCGGATCGGGCATGCCCATCTTTGCCGCCACGGTGATTTCGCGGCTCAGCTTGGAAAACAGGTTGGAGCGCTTCTTGTCCTGCGCGCCCTTGCGGTGCATGATGTTCTTGAATTTGGAATGGCCAGCCATGGCTCGTCTCTGCCTTACGCAAAATGGGATTAATCGCGGCGACCCTTAGCCGCGTTGAGGGCACTGCGACAACCCTCCAGCGGGATGCAACATAAGTGAATCCGGCCATTCAAAGCCGGTTCATGGCCTTTGGTATAGAAGTTGCTCTATTCACTGGCAGATTGTCTTGGGGAAAGGCAGACTGCCCCATGTTTCCCGTTTGGTGTATATGATCTGCCAACGCGTGAAAGGACCAAGCTATGACTACCCGTAAACAGGGAATGGGGCGTAAGCTGAAGCTGGCCTCCGTACCGATGATCCTCGCAGGCCTCGCAGCCTGCGCCACGCCTGCCTTCAAGGCCGACGTGACCCGTTTCGAAACCAAGATGCCCGCCCCGACCGGCGAAAGCTATTTCGTGGTCGCAGACGATCCGGCACTCGCCGGCGGTCTGGAATTCTCGATGTACGCCGACCAGGTCGAAGCGCAGATGGAGCGCTTGGGCTATGCGCAGGCCGCATCGGCTGAAGACGCGAGTCTGCTGGTGCGGTTTGACTACGGCGTCGATAACGGGCGCGAGCGTGTCCGCACGACCGGCTTCCACGACCCGTTCTACTCGCCGTGGTACGGCTATCGCGGGCACCTGGGCTATGTCCGTCCGCGCTACTACCGCACCCGCGACGGCCGCATTTTCCGCACGAGCTATTACGGCAGCAGCTGGGGCTACGGCTTCAACGATCCGTGGTTCGGTAGCCCGGAAGTGCGCAGCTACACGGTCTATACAAGCGGCATCGACATGAAGATCGACCGCGCGGCGACGGGTGAGCGCCTGTTCGAAGGCAAGGCGCAGGCCCTGTCCACCTCGAACCGCCTGCAGTACCTGGTGCCGAACCTGGTCGAAGCCATGTTCACGGACTTCCCAGGCAATTCGGGTGAAACCGTACGCATCTCGGTCAAGCCGGAAGACCGGTAAGTGCCCGATCGCATTGAAGCGGTATATAGATGAACTGGAAAGGGCGGCTCGGCGACGGGCCGCCTTTTTTCTTGCGCTTTCCGAGATGCACGTGATCGTGCTATAAAACGTCGCGATATGAGGGAGTTGAGACCATGAGGGCACTTGCCGCACCGGCAGCGAGCCGTATTCGCGCGATCTACTGGACCCTGGCGGCTCTGGTCTTGGTACTTCCCGCCATCGCGATGAACGTCACCGCCGACGTTGCCTGGGGTCCGGGCGATTTCGCGCTCATGGGCGGATTGCTGGGCATGGTCGGGATCGGTATCGAAATGGCCTTGCGGGCAAGGCTGGACGCACGTGCACGGCTTCTGGCCATTGCCGCGATGATCACGCTCTTCCTCTTGGTCTGGGCCGAACTGGCCGTGGGGCTGTTCGACTAGGCGAGTTTCGCGTGGCCACCGGTCGAGCCGAACCCGCCCTCGCCGCGTGTCGTTTCGTCGAGCTCGTCGACCTCTTGCCATGCAGCCTGCGTGACGGGCGCCAGCACGAGCTGGGCGATCCGGTCACCGCGTTCGATCGCAAAACTCTCTTCGCCGTGATTGATCAGCAGGACCTTCAACTCGCCGCGATAGTCGCTGTCGATCGTGCCCGGCGTGTTCGGCACCGTGATTCCGTGCTTGAAGGCAAGGCCCGAACGCGGGCGGACCTGTATTTCGTACCCGTCGGGAATGGCGACCGCAAAGCCGGTGGCGACCGCATGGCGCTGCCCGGGCTTGAGGCTCACGGCCTCGGCTGAAAGGACATCCATGCCCGCTGCGCCATCGGTGGCATAGCGGGGGAGATCGAGGCCGTGGCCATGGGGCAGGCGTTTCAGCCTCACACCGACCGGATCAGTCATGTTCGTCGTCGTCCTGCGGTTCGACCAGCGCTTCGGCAGCGCGGCGGACCAATTCGCGCGCCACTTCTTCCTTGGGCATTTCCGGCAGGCTTTCGACACCCTTGGGGGTGACGATATGGACCTGGTTGATGTCGCCGCCCATCACGCTTTCGCCGACGGCACCGGCAACATCATTGGCGATGATCCAGTCTGCGCCCTTGCGCTTGCGCTTGGTCTTGGCGTTTTCGACCACGTTTTCCGTCTCGGCAGCGAAGCCGATGAGGAGGTGCGGTCGCTTGCGGCCGGCAGCCACTGCGGCAAGAATATCAGGGTTTTCGGCAAGAATGAGCGCGGGCGGCGCGCTGCCCCGCTTCTTCATCTTGTCGGCGGCGACGTGCTTGCTCTTCCAGTCGGACACCGCAGCAACCATAAACGCAGCATCGGCGGGCAGCGCATTGCGCACTTCCTCGGCCATGTCATCGGCGGTTTCGACGTCGATCCGGTCGACCCCATGCGGAGTCGGCAGGTGCACCGGCCCGGAAATCAGCGTCACGCGGGCACCGGCGGCAGCGGCCATTGCGGCGATCGCAAAGCCCTGCTTCCCGCTCGAACGGTTGGCGATATAGCGCACCGGATCGATCGGCTCGCGCGTCGGGCCGGCGGTGACCAGCACGTGCTTGCCGTAAAGCGGGCGGTGTTCGGGATCGGGATCGAATTCGGGCTGCCCGGCGAGCGGGGAATCCTCGAAAGCGACTTCCTGCGTCTGCACGTCTTCTTCGACCGGTTGCGGCTTGGCGCGTTCGTCCTTGCGGGCAACGGTATGGTTCAATGCTTCGGGATCGATCGGCGGTGCGGCTGCGGCCGCGCCCTTCTTCGCCAGCAGCGGCCCTGCGAGATCGGGATCGATCTCGGTGTTCTCGACCAGCGCCTCGGCATCGAGCATTTCCGGCTCGGGCAGGTCCTCGAGCTCTTCGTACTCTTCCTCGATCTCTTCGTGCGAGCGCTTCGCAGTCGAGCGCGGGATGATCATCGACAGCAAGCCGCCAAGGCCGCCGCCGCTCTTTACAATCTCTTCCTCGTCTTCCGGTTCGAGCGCCTCGATTTCGGGCGCTTCGGCTTCGATGTCTTCGACGTCCGCCTCTTTAACCGGCGCTGCGAGCTGCGGGGTCGGCGCTGCCAGTTCGGGCAGATCGATATCGATTTCGAGTTCTTCGGCGATCTTCGACAGGATCGCTACCGGCTCGGGAAGGCGCCCGGGGCCGAATTCGCCGCAGGCCATCGGGCCTTCGTCGGGATCCATGACCTTAACGCCTGCCTGCCGCAGCCAGTCGGCATTGCGCTGGGTGGCGGAATGCTCCCACATCTTCACGTTCATTGCCGGAACCGTCAGCACCGGCTTGTCCGTGGCGAGGATCAGCGTGGTCGCCAGGTCGTCCGCGATACCGGCCGCCATCTTGGCGAGCAGGTCCGCCGTCGCCGGGCACACGACCACCAGATCCGCATCGCGGCTCAGCTGGATATGCCCCATCTCGACCTCGTCCTTGAGGTCGAAGAGCGAGGTGTAGACTTTCTTGCCCGAGAGGGCCGCCAGCGCCATGGGCGTGACGAACTGCTGTCCGCCTTCGGTGAGAACGCAGGTAACCTCGCCCCCGGCCCTGCGGATGAGGCGTACGAGTTCGCACGACTTGTAGGCAGCGATACCGCCGCCGATGACGAGCAGGATCCTGGGGCCGCTCACTTCGCGGTCCCGCTCGAATTCTTCACTGGCGCTGTCCGCGCCGATCGGCTGGTGCATTCCCATTGCGTCATTGTTGCGCTTGCTAGCGCCCCCTGTCCGTCATTGCCAGCACGCAAAACGCGCGCGATTGCCCAAATACCCTTGCCACCCTATGGTTTAAAAAAAGGAAACGGAGGGGTTTCGCTTATGAATTTCGTTCTTGCCGCGCTGATTGCGCTGGGTGCTCTGCTCGATCTGGTTCTCGGAGTGAGCTTTTTCGTCGACCCTGCGCTTGCAGGAGCAGACTTCGGCCTGACCGCCAGCGGAGCCATGGGACTTTCCGCCATGCGGGGCGATTTCACCGCCTTCTTCCTGGTTGCTGCCTTCTTCATGGCCTGGGGCGCGTGGAAGCGCCGCGGCGACGTGTTGCTGCCTGCACTGCTGCTGTTCGCGACTGCCTTTACCGGACGGCTGGTGAACCTTTTCGCGGTCGGGACCTACGAAGGCTGGTGGATGCCGATGCTGGTGGAAGCGGCGCACGTCTTCGTGCTGACCTTCGCCATGCTGCGCTGGCGCGGGCGGACTGCGTGACCTAGCCGATCCAGCCCTGGGTCGCTGCGGCCCAACCCGCGAGGCCCGCTCCTGCTGCAACGAGCAGGTAGCCGAGCACGCCGCGTCGCTCCTGCTTTCGCGCACGGCGTTCCCACACCAGTTCCACATCCGGTAGCGGTGGCGGTTCGGGTGCGCCGCCCTTGGGCGGGAAGCGATCTTCGATCCGGCGCACGAGATCGGGTATGCGAAGCAGCGTTTCGGTATCGGTCCGGATACGGTCCGCAATCGCGGCCTCCGGACCAAGTTCGTCGCGGATCCAGCTGCGCACATAGGGCGCGGACGTGTCCCACATGTTGATCTGCGGGTTGAGCTGAGTGGCGATGCCTTCGACCATGACCATGGTCTTTTGCAGCAGCAGCAGGTGCGGCTGCGTTTGCATGTCGAAATCGCGGGTAATGGCGAAGAGCCCGTCGAGCATCTGGCCGACCGAAAGCTCGCTCACCGGTTTCCCGCGCATGGGCTCGCCCACTGCCCTCAGCGCCGTCGCGAACTCGTCGACATTGTGATAGCTCGGCACGTATTGCGCCTCGAAATGGATTTCGGCGACGCGTTTGTAATTGCCCGTCGTCAGGCCGTAGAGGATTTCCGCCAGCCACATGCGTGCCTGCCGGTCGATCCGACCCATGATGCCGAAATCGATGGCGGCAATGGTCCCGTCCGCTTTCACGAACAGGTTCCCCTGGTGCATGTCGGCATGGAAGAAACCGGCGGCAATCGCCTGCTTCAGGAAGGCGAGAACAAGGCGGTTCGCCAATTCTGCGGTATCGTGGCCCGCAGCCTTCAGGGCTTCGGTGTTGCTGATCTTGATGCCGTCGATCCAGTCGATGGTCATCACACGCCCATTCGTGCGGTCCCAGTCGATGCCCGGTATCTCGTACCCCGGCGTACCCACCATGTGTTCGGCCAGTTCCGATGCCGAGGCCGCTTCGCGTCGCAGGTCCAGCTCGCGAGCGGTCCAGCGCTTGAAGTTTGCGATGACGAGCCGCGGACGAAGCCGCGCGGCCTCTCCGCCCATCGCCTCGACATGGGCCGCTGCCCATTCGTAGGTGTCGATATCGCGAGCAAACTGCTCTCGAACTCCGGGCCGAAGAACTTTTACCGCGACCTCACGGCCTTCGGTCGCAACCGCACGGTGGACCTGCGCGATCGAGGCTGCGCCGATCGGTTCCGGATCGAACTCGGAATAGAGCGCTTCCAGCGGCTGTTCGAAACTGGCCTCGATGCTCTGCCTGATATGCTCGAAACCGACTGGGGGCAGATCGTCCTGCAGCTTGAGAAGGTTGCGCGCTGCGTCTTCGCCTACGAGGTCGGGCCGTGTCGCCAGCGTCTGTCCCAGCTTGATAGCCGCCGGGCCGATATCGCGAAAGGCTCCGGCGTAATCTGGCTCACGCGACTTGATCGTGCCGATGCTGAAGAGGCCGATAAGCCGCTTGACGGGGGCCGGAGTGTTCGGGTCGTTCTGGATACCGCGCAGGGCACCATGCCGCGCCAGGATGCGCGCCCAACGACCAAGTCGCCAGATATGCGTTGCGGGGCGTGTCACGCCTATACCTTCCACCCCGAATGGATGTTGACCGCGCCGCCGAGGATCTTTTCGACCCGCGTGTTCTCGAAGCCCGCATTGCGGATCATCGCCTCGAATTCGGGCGGCTTGGGGAAGCGGCGGATCGATTCGGCGAGGTAGCGATAGCTGTCCTCGTCATTGGCGATAGCCTTGCCGATCTTGGGCATGAGCTGGTGCGAATAGAGGTCGTAGACTTCCTTGAAGCCCGGCCAGTCGGTCTGGCTGAACTCCATGCAATAGAAGCGCCCGCCGTACTTCAGCACGCGGTGCGCCTCGCGAAGGGCCTTGTCGATGAAGGTGACGTTCCGGATGCCGAACACGATCGTGTAAGCGTCGAAAGTGCGGCTCGAAAAAGCCAGCTCCTCGGCGTTCTGGCGGCTCCAGACAAGGCCGTCGATCCCGCGATCCATCGCACGTTCGATGCCGACGTCGAGCATGTCCTGATTGATGTCCGACACGGTGACGCTGGCACCCTTGGCGGCCATTCGGAAAGCGATGTCGCCCGTACCGCCGGCCATGTCGAGGATCTGTTCGCCCGGCTGCGGTTTGACCCGGCGCACGAAGCGGTCCTTCCACAGCCGGTGCATCCCGCCGCTCATCGCGTCGTTCATGATGTCGTACTTGGCGGCGACGTTGGAAAACACCTCGCCCACGCGGCCGGTTTTCTCGTTTGCGTCGATGTCTTCGTAGCCGAAGGAAACTGTGTCGTTCATGGCGAGGTGCCTTAGGGGTTGTTTTTGATGGCGTCTATCCGCTCCCTGCGGTCGCTACGCCCAGCTCCGGCCCTCTCCCCCACCCGGCCACCCACGGCACGATACTGTTTGGGTGGCCGGGTGGGGGAGAGGGCTGGCACCGCATCCGGCGATCTGCCATCTGCAAACATCGATACGTCTCCAATCGCCGGAAAGAAAATGCCCGAACTTCCCGAAGTCGAAACAACGGTGCGCGGCCTTGCGCGGTTCCTCGAAGGCGAGACCATAACGCTTGTGCAGGTCAATCGCCCGGATATGCGCCGCCCCTTCCCGCCCGATCTGGTGCAGGCGCTCACGGGCGCGAGCGTGACGCATCTCTCGCGCCGGGCGAAGTACGGGCTGGTCCATACCAGCCGCGATCATGCAATGGTGTTCCACCTCGGCATGAGCGGGCGCTGGCGGATCGATCCGGAGGAAGACGACAAGCACGACCACCTCGTCATCGAGACGGCGAGCCACCGCTTCGCCCTCAACGATCCGCGCCGCTTCGGTTCGGTCGACCTGATGACGAGCGGCGAACTGGTAACGTGGAAACCCTTCGCCGCGCTGGGGCCGGAGCCGCTGGGCGACGATCTAACGCCCGAGCACCTGCGCGAGGCGACACGCGGGCGCAAACAGGCGATCAAGCTGTTGCTACTGGACCAGAGTATCGTGGCGGGCCTCGGCAATATCTATGTGTGCGAGGCGCTGTGGCATGCGGGGATCCATCCGCGAAAGGCCGGTGGCAAGGTGACCATGCCGCAGCTTCGCCGTCTCGTCCCCGCGATCAAGGACGTGCTGGAGCGTTCGATCCGCGACGGCGGCAGCACATTGCGCGATTTCGCCCAGCCCGACGGAAACCTCGGCTATTTCGCCACCCGCTTCCACGTCTACGGCCGCGAGGGCGAGCCCTGCCACCACGAGGACGGCGGCACCATCCGCCGCATCGTGCAGGGCGGTCGCAGCACGTGGTTCTGCCCGGTTTGTCAGAGGTGAGTGGAATGGACGACAAGAAGCGTCGTGAACGAGCCTTTCAATTCAAATTATCAATGGCGATCGGCGTTACCTTCGCAATTTTTCCGTTTCTGATCATTGTGATGGGCGACTGCTGGGCAAGCTACGATACGTCAGAGCTAATTCGCGAATGCGAGCAAGAAAAACGCTTCGAGGGTCGCTTCTATTTGGTGGCAGTCGCAGCAATCTGGATCGCCGCGATCGTCCGTCGCGCAAGGAACACTTCGATTTCAAAACTGCTCGCGATAGGGGCCGGCCCGCTCGCATTTGCATCAGTCCTGATGATGTCGCATTTGTAACGAGGCTGATCGCCTCACAAATCCAGCGCAGCATATTCCCGCGGCGGGGGCAGGCCTTCCATCTTTTCGCTCAGCAGCGGGCGGAAGCTCGGGCGGCTTTTCATGACCATGTACCAGTCGCGCGCCTGGTCGTGGCCTTTCCATTCGATCCCGCCGAGGTAATCGACCACCGATAGCTGCGCCGCGCAGGCGAGGTCGGCGAGGCTGAGCGTGGGCCCGGCAAGCCAGCTGCGCGTGTCGACCAGCCAATCGATATAATCGAGGTGGCCGTGGAGCAGCCGCCCCATCTCGCGCAGCACCCGCCCGTCGGGCGACTGGCGCAGGATCAGGCGCTTCTTCATCTTTTCGTGCAAGGCAGGCGCGGTGACATCGCCATAGAGGCTTTCGTCGAACAGGCGCGTCAGGCGGCGGATTTCGGCGCGCTGCATGGCATTGCCCGAAATCATCGGATTGCGGTCCACCGTCTCTTCGAAGAACTCGCAGATCGCCTGGCTGTCGCACAGCGTGACCTTGCGCGCCGGGTCATGCAGGACCGGGGTGCGCCCGGCCGGATTGAGCTGCCACAGGCTGTCCCGCCCTTCCCACGGATTTTCGCGCACGAGTTCGTACGCAACCGACTTTTCGCCCATCAGCAGGCGCAGCTTGCGGCTGAAGGGGCACAGGGGAAATTGGTGGAGCTGCCACATGGCCCCTGCCTATGCGGCAGGCGCGCTCACGCGTCCACTGGCGGGCGCGATTTTGGCGAAAATTTCCTGTGAAGTCAGTCGCGCTGCGGCAGCGTGTCCGAAAAGCGTTCGGCCATGGCGCGCAGCTGCGGCAGCATGACTTCCATCGTTTCGGCAAGCGCGCCTGCGGCTTCCATGGCGCGCGGCAGGTTCTTCTCGATCTCTTCCGGCACGCGGCTCGCTTCGGGCGCGATGGAGCGCAACGTCGCATCCCGATCCACACGCGGCGCTTCCTCGCCCGCAATTTCGGCCACGGCGTCGGTCAGAGGCGCAATCGGGAGGTCGAGCAGGACCTCGCTCATCGCGCGCAGCATCATGGCAAGCTCGCGCTGGCGCTCGGGGTCGGACAAAGAGTCCGCCATTTCGGTCAGCCCGGCGCCGTCACGCTCGTCGAAGGCAGCCTCTTCGGCATCCTGCGCCAGTGCGGGCACGGGTGCTGCAAACGCGGCAAGGGTGGCTGCGGCAAGCAGGTGACGACGCATGGGACTTCCTTCGGTAGTTCCGTAGAAGCCCGTCTATGCCGGATCGGCGCTGAAAGCTTGCTGAACGGGCTTCAGAAGCCGGAAGCCTGCATCATCAGCAGGCAGGCGGGCATGACTGCATCGAGCTGGCCGTCCTGCGCCAGCTCTTCGGCCTCTTTCCTGCCGCGAAGGGCAATGCCTTCGCGCGCGATGCCGGTGTCGTCCATCAGCTTGGCCATGGTCCGCACGAAGAATTCGCGGCCGCGTTCGTTCTCCAGCAGGTCGGGCCAGTCCTTGCCATCGGCATTGCCCGCGCGCTGAGCCTCGGTCGCGATGGCTACGGCAACCCCGCAGCGCAGCGCCGACTGCTGTTCGATCGGCAGGTCCACCAGCTCCATGGTGATGACCGGAGCGGGCGTGTCCGCCGGCGCGCTGTCCTGTGCGATTACGGGTGCGGTGAGCATCGCAGCGGCGATGACGGGGAGAATGATCTTCATGGCCGCTCTCCTATCGCGCCGCGCCTGAACCGCAAGCAACTTGGCTTGCGAGGCCAGCGTTGCGCCCCTACCCGTCGCATCATAGAGGAGATTCGCATCATGAAAACCCGCGCCGCCGTTGCCTTCGAAGCCAAGAAACCGCTCGAGATCGTCGAGCTCGACCTCGAAGGCCCCAAGGCGGGCGAAGTGCTGGTCGAAATCATGGCGACCGGCATCTGCCACACCGATGCCTATACGCTCGACGGGCTGGACAGCGAGGGTATTTTCCCTTCCGTCCTCGGCCACGAAGGCTGCGGCGTGGTGCGCGAAGTCGGCGCAGGTGTGACCAGCGTGACAGCAGGCGATCACGTGATCCCGCTCTACACGCCCGAATGCCGCCAGTGTAAGATGTGCCTGTCGGGCAAGACGAACCTGTGCAGCGCCATCCGCGAAACGCAGGGCAAGGGCCTGATGCCCGACGGCACGACGCGCTTCTCCTACAACGGCAAGCCGATCTACCATTACATGGGGTGTTCGACCTTCTCGAACTTCACCGTGCTGCCCGAAATCGCGGTCGCCAAAATCCGCGAGGACGCGCCGTTCGACACCACCTGCTATGTCGGCTGCGGCGTGACCACCGGTGTCGGCGCGGTGACCAATACCGCCAAGGTCCAGCCGGGCGACAACGTCGTGGTCTTCGGCCTCGGCGGGATCGGCCTCAACGTGATCCAGGGCGCGAAGCTGGCCGGGGCAGACCGTATCGTCGGCGTCGATATCAACCCGTCCAAGGAAGAGTGGGGCCGCAAGTTCGGCATGACCGATTTCGTCAATCCGAAGGACGTCGGCAATGTCGTCGAAACACTGGTCAACATGCTCGATGGTGGGGCCGATTACAGCTTCGATTGCACCGGCAACACCGCGGTCATGCGCGATGCGCTGGAATGCTGCCACAAGGGCTGGGGCACCAGCATCATTATCGGCGTGGCCGAAGCGGGCAAGACGATCGAGACGCGCCCTTTCCAGCTCGTCACGGGCCGCAACTGGCGCGGTACGGCATTCGGCGGGGCCAAGGGCCGCACCGACGTGCCCAAGATCGTCGACTGGTACATGAACGGCAAGATCGAGATCGACCCGATGATCACCCACCGCCTGAGCCTGGAAGATATCAACAAGGGCTTCGACCTGATGCACGCAGGCGAAAGCATTCGCGCGGTCGTGGTCTACTGATGCCGTCCAAGGTCAACCTGGACGAGAAGTTCGCCCAGTTTTCCGATCACTGGGCGCCGCGCATCGTCGGGCGGTACAACGAGAACGAGATCCGCCTCGTGAAGGTCGAGGGCGAGTTCATCTGGCATTGTCACGAGGACACGGACGAGCTTTTCCTTATCCTCGACGGCACGCTCGACATGGAGTTCCGAGATCGCACCGAAGTGCTGGAAGCAGGCGAAATGATCATCGTCCCGCGCGGGGTCGAACACCGCCCCTGCGCGCGCCATGGCGAGGTCCGCCTCCTGCTGATCGACCCCAAGGACATGCCGAACACCGGCGACCAGAAGACCGCCACGCTTGCCATCGACATCTGATCGCTTGCGCAGGCCGCAGGCGCGCTTAAGGTGGCGAATCGAAACCTAAAGGAGAGAGTCCAATGTTTAGCCATGTGATGCTGGGGGCCGACGATATCGACGCCGCCAAGAAGTTCTACGACGCTTGCTTCAAGGCGCTCGGCGGACGCGAAGGGATGGTCGATCCCAAAGGCAGGCTTATCTACATGCACAATGGCGGCATCTTCCTCGTCTCCAAGCCGATCGACGGCCAGCCGGCCACCTGCGCCAATGGCGGCACTATCGGCTTTGCCGTCGAAAGCGAGGAACAGGGTAACGCCTGGCACGCAGCAGGCGTCGCCAATGGCGGCACCGCCATCGAAGATCCGCCCGGTATCCGCACCAGCGAGATCGGCTCGATGTATCTCGCCTACCTGCGCGATCCGGCCGGCAACAAGATCTGTGTCATGAAACGCATGGGCTGACGCCTTGACGCCAATCGATGAAAAGGGATTGCGAGCCGACATCGAC
This DNA window, taken from Qipengyuania seohaensis, encodes the following:
- the ruvC gene encoding crossover junction endodeoxyribonuclease RuvC, with the translated sequence MLILGLDPSLSCTGWGVIRVEGSRIMHIANGQIPTDAKAPMVRRLSLLHTSIQAVIAEYDPDRAAAEEVFANKNAQSTLKLAQARGAVLAACGGAGLDVNEHAARLVKKAVVGTGGADKTQVQAMLKVLLPGAKLAGADAADALAVAIADAHLSYTPPSR
- a CDS encoding YebC/PmpR family DNA-binding transcriptional regulator, with translation MAGHSKFKNIMHRKGAQDKKRSNLFSKLSREITVAAKMGMPDPDMNPRLRLAVNAAKSQSMPKDNIQRAIDKASATDGENYEEVRYEGYGPGGSAIIVEALTDNRNRTATAVRTAFSKNGGNLGTEGSVQHGFERLGLIEYPASVGDEDKVLEAAMEAGAEDIESTAEGHTIWTAADDLHQVAGDLEKSLGEAENVKLAWKPNITVEMDEKGASTLLKLIDTLDDDDDVQTVWGNYEISDEVMAKLDA
- a CDS encoding DUF4136 domain-containing protein, whose translation is MTTRKQGMGRKLKLASVPMILAGLAACATPAFKADVTRFETKMPAPTGESYFVVADDPALAGGLEFSMYADQVEAQMERLGYAQAASAEDASLLVRFDYGVDNGRERVRTTGFHDPFYSPWYGYRGHLGYVRPRYYRTRDGRIFRTSYYGSSWGYGFNDPWFGSPEVRSYTVYTSGIDMKIDRAATGERLFEGKAQALSTSNRLQYLVPNLVEAMFTDFPGNSGETVRISVKPEDR
- the dut gene encoding dUTP diphosphatase encodes the protein MTDPVGVRLKRLPHGHGLDLPRYATDGAAGMDVLSAEAVSLKPGQRHAVATGFAVAIPDGYEIQVRPRSGLAFKHGITVPNTPGTIDSDYRGELKVLLINHGEESFAIERGDRIAQLVLAPVTQAAWQEVDELDETTRGEGGFGSTGGHAKLA
- a CDS encoding bifunctional phosphopantothenoylcysteine decarboxylase/phosphopantothenate synthase, with translation MHQPIGADSASEEFERDREVSGPRILLVIGGGIAAYKSCELVRLIRRAGGEVTCVLTEGGQQFVTPMALAALSGKKVYTSLFDLKDEVEMGHIQLSRDADLVVVCPATADLLAKMAAGIADDLATTLILATDKPVLTVPAMNVKMWEHSATQRNADWLRQAGVKVMDPDEGPMACGEFGPGRLPEPVAILSKIAEELEIDIDLPELAAPTPQLAAPVKEADVEDIEAEAPEIEALEPEDEEEIVKSGGGLGGLLSMIIPRSTAKRSHEEIEEEYEELEDLPEPEMLDAEALVENTEIDPDLAGPLLAKKGAAAAAPPIDPEALNHTVARKDERAKPQPVEEDVQTQEVAFEDSPLAGQPEFDPDPEHRPLYGKHVLVTAGPTREPIDPVRYIANRSSGKQGFAIAAMAAAAGARVTLISGPVHLPTPHGVDRIDVETADDMAEEVRNALPADAAFMVAAVSDWKSKHVAADKMKKRGSAPPALILAENPDILAAVAAGRKRPHLLIGFAAETENVVENAKTKRKRKGADWIIANDVAGAVGESVMGGDINQVHIVTPKGVESLPEMPKEEVARELVRRAAEALVEPQDDDEHD
- the ubiB gene encoding 2-polyprenylphenol 6-hydroxylase, with product MTRPATHIWRLGRWARILARHGALRGIQNDPNTPAPVKRLIGLFSIGTIKSREPDYAGAFRDIGPAAIKLGQTLATRPDLVGEDAARNLLKLQDDLPPVGFEHIRQSIEASFEQPLEALYSEFDPEPIGAASIAQVHRAVATEGREVAVKVLRPGVREQFARDIDTYEWAAAHVEAMGGEAARLRPRLVIANFKRWTARELDLRREAASASELAEHMVGTPGYEIPGIDWDRTNGRVMTIDWIDGIKISNTEALKAAGHDTAELANRLVLAFLKQAIAAGFFHADMHQGNLFVKADGTIAAIDFGIMGRIDRQARMWLAEILYGLTTGNYKRVAEIHFEAQYVPSYHNVDEFATALRAVGEPMRGKPVSELSVGQMLDGLFAITRDFDMQTQPHLLLLQKTMVMVEGIATQLNPQINMWDTSAPYVRSWIRDELGPEAAIADRIRTDTETLLRIPDLVRRIEDRFPPKGGAPEPPPLPDVELVWERRARKQERRGVLGYLLVAAGAGLAGWAAATQGWIG
- a CDS encoding class I SAM-dependent methyltransferase, with the translated sequence MNDTVSFGYEDIDANEKTGRVGEVFSNVAAKYDIMNDAMSGGMHRLWKDRFVRRVKPQPGEQILDMAGGTGDIAFRMAAKGASVTVSDINQDMLDVGIERAMDRGIDGLVWSRQNAEELAFSSRTFDAYTIVFGIRNVTFIDKALREAHRVLKYGGRFYCMEFSQTDWPGFKEVYDLYSHQLMPKIGKAIANDEDSYRYLAESIRRFPKPPEFEAMIRNAGFENTRVEKILGGAVNIHSGWKV
- the mutM gene encoding bifunctional DNA-formamidopyrimidine glycosylase/DNA-(apurinic or apyrimidinic site) lyase, producing MPELPEVETTVRGLARFLEGETITLVQVNRPDMRRPFPPDLVQALTGASVTHLSRRAKYGLVHTSRDHAMVFHLGMSGRWRIDPEEDDKHDHLVIETASHRFALNDPRRFGSVDLMTSGELVTWKPFAALGPEPLGDDLTPEHLREATRGRKQAIKLLLLDQSIVAGLGNIYVCEALWHAGIHPRKAGGKVTMPQLRRLVPAIKDVLERSIRDGGSTLRDFAQPDGNLGYFATRFHVYGREGEPCHHEDGGTIRRIVQGGRSTWFCPVCQR